The DNA sequence CAGGGTAGACCGCGTACTGCGGGCAGAAATGCGTCTTAGTTATCAGCTTCAGCGCATCATGCGAATTGAATGGCTCACCAACCTCATTGCCAGTTTCATTGCCAATAATCCAAAGATCGTTGATCTTCTTTCTCGAATGTATAGTGATTTTGATTTACGAAAGCAGCTTGTACGTCCGTTTTTCTGGCTAAAAGTATGGTGGAACAAGGGGTTAATTGCTCGCTAAAAGTTGTCGGGATTTTATTCATCTCATGTATACAACCATCCGCTGCCTTCCTAACTCTTTATGGGGCAAGACAGCTTAACCGATACTTTAAAGCGATTGCTAACCCCAAAAAATGTCTTACAGACAACCTAGGCAAGGAAAATGCCTTAAAAAAACAATTCCGTGTAACATTTTGCGGAAATTAGAGTTAGAATTAATGTTGGCTTAAGTTTCATAACTAGTGAGTGTAAAGTTGAAGTCCTGTGGTGTTTATCCGCAGGGCTTCTTTTTTTTCCGCCCTCAACCCTAGATGGCTTTCCTGCGTTAAATTATTTGTCACTCTTAAAGGTATTTTTTTAGCTTTTATTACTTTTAGGAACAATCCTGTCTGAAGACTCATACGCTATGTGGAAACCTAAGCTCCTTATCCCTATTCTGCTATTATTACTCAATAGCTGTGCTAATTACAAGCTCAACTACGCTGTAGAAGCCCAAGATTGGGAAGAAAATCTTCCGCCCGACACCCTACCTCGCTATACCGTTTATCTGGTCGGGGATGCAGGAGGTGGGTTGAATAACTGGACTCCTCCTACCCTAACTGCACTCAAAGGCACCCTTGATAGTGCTTCAGACAACAGTGCGCTCGTATTTCTTGGTGACAACATCTATCCTGATGGCATGGCACCGAAATCTTACCCTAACCAAAGAGAGCAAGCTGAAATTGCACTTAACCAACAAATAGAAGCCTTTGCTGATTACCCCGGCTGTGTCTTTTTCGTTGCGGGCAATCACGATTGGAATGAATTTGGTGTAAAAGGAGTCAGTAGGCAAGCCAATTACCTGGACAAAACTACGGATGGTCAAGCTCAATTGTTGCCCCGGCCAGGATGCGGGGATCCGGTAGAGGTAGAACTTACGGACGACATCACCTTGCTGCTGCTTGATAGCCAATGGTGGCTTACCAATTGGGAGGGAGAAATAGAAATCAACGAAGGTTGCGAAGCTAAAAGCCGGGCTGATTTTGCGTTTCTGCTTCAGGAGGCCATGAAGAGTAATCGCCGTAAAGAGTTGATTGTTGCCATGCATCATCCTATTTTCAGCAATGGTCCGCACGGTGGGAAATTCACCTTTAGTGAGCATGTTTTCCCCCTGCGCCAACTCAATGACAACCTGTATGTTCCGCTTCCTGTACTTGGAAGTTTCGTACGCTTTTTACAAAGCTCCATTGGCACACGCCAGGATTTGGCCAACTCCACCTACAAAGATCTTCGTAACCTATTGCTCAGTCAGGCCAACACCATTGGTGATGTTATTTTTGCCGCTGGCCATGACCATAATTTACAATATTGGGATCGCGACCAACAACATTTCATTGTCAGTGGTGCAGGCTCCCGAAAAAGTGCTGCAAAAACTGGCAACGGTGCGCTATTCACTTACGGGGGGTACGGATATGCCCAACTCAACTACTATCCAGATGGCCAAGTCTGGGTACAATACTTTGCGGTCAACCCTCTAGGCGAGCAAGCCCTGGCATACCAACAAAAAGTAAAACCCAGTTATGCAGAACGAGGAGAGATCAAGTTAGAGGTTATCGAGAATAAGTTTAGTGAAGATGGCCAGCAAACGCTTCCTCTCAGTACTGTAGATTTCACCCGTACCAAGGCAGGAGAGACCATCTGGGGTAAGCACTATCGCGAGGCTTATGCCACGGAGATGACGATGAAAGAGTTGGATTTAGCTGCGCTCGGCCTGATCCCAGTAAAGAGAGGTGGTGGTTTTCAAACCAACTCTCTTCGATTGGAAGACCCTATAACCAAACGCCAATACACCCTTCGATCCATTGATAAAGACCCTAGCCGAACAGTCCCCTACCCACTCAATACCAACTTAGTGCTCGATGTTGTACAAGACAATTTCTCTGCCTCTCATCCCATTGCAGCACTAGCTGTGGCCCCTCTGGCAGAAGCTGCGGGAGTTTATCATGCCAACCCGGAAGTCGTCTATCTACCGTCTCAAGAGGCGCTTGGTGACTACAATAAAGATTACGCAGGAGCCATCTATCTTTTCGAGGAACGCCCAGATGATGAAGCTTGGCAAGATGCTGCTGAATTTGGCAACCCGGAAGACATCATCAGCACGTTCAACATGATTGAGGAAGTTCGTGAAAGTCATGATGAGCGTATTGACCAACGTTGGACCATCAGATCCCGACTATTTGACTTGATCATTGGAGACTGGGATCGCCATGATGACCAATGGCGTTGGGCCAAGATAGACAAAGGTGAAAATGAATATTACCGACCCATTCCTCGTGACCGGGACCAGGCTTTTGCAAATTACGACGGCTTTATTTTTAATATCGCCAGGAGGGTTTCACCAAAAAGTAAACAATGGAGGCCCTTTACCGATAAACTGGGGCGAACTCATTGGGCTACCTATAATGCGTTCTTATTTGACCAAAGCTTTTTGACCAACCTCAGTTGGCAAGATTGGCAAGAAGCCATCCAGCATTTGCAATCAACCTTAACAGATACCGTTATCGAGCGTGCTTTCGCTCAGTCCTGGCCTGAGCCTTTTCTCAGCAGGGATGCCCCGGCCATCATCAAAGCGGTTAAAGGGCGGCGAGATAAACTGCTGGATATCGCCAAAGATTACTAC is a window from the Lewinella sp. LCG006 genome containing:
- a CDS encoding BamA/TamA family outer membrane protein, yielding MWKPKLLIPILLLLLNSCANYKLNYAVEAQDWEENLPPDTLPRYTVYLVGDAGGGLNNWTPPTLTALKGTLDSASDNSALVFLGDNIYPDGMAPKSYPNQREQAEIALNQQIEAFADYPGCVFFVAGNHDWNEFGVKGVSRQANYLDKTTDGQAQLLPRPGCGDPVEVELTDDITLLLLDSQWWLTNWEGEIEINEGCEAKSRADFAFLLQEAMKSNRRKELIVAMHHPIFSNGPHGGKFTFSEHVFPLRQLNDNLYVPLPVLGSFVRFLQSSIGTRQDLANSTYKDLRNLLLSQANTIGDVIFAAGHDHNLQYWDRDQQHFIVSGAGSRKSAAKTGNGALFTYGGYGYAQLNYYPDGQVWVQYFAVNPLGEQALAYQQKVKPSYAERGEIKLEVIENKFSEDGQQTLPLSTVDFTRTKAGETIWGKHYREAYATEMTMKELDLAALGLIPVKRGGGFQTNSLRLEDPITKRQYTLRSIDKDPSRTVPYPLNTNLVLDVVQDNFSASHPIAALAVAPLAEAAGVYHANPEVVYLPSQEALGDYNKDYAGAIYLFEERPDDEAWQDAAEFGNPEDIISTFNMIEEVRESHDERIDQRWTIRSRLFDLIIGDWDRHDDQWRWAKIDKGENEYYRPIPRDRDQAFANYDGFIFNIARRVSPKSKQWRPFTDKLGRTHWATYNAFLFDQSFLTNLSWQDWQEAIQHLQSTLTDTVIERAFAQSWPEPFLSRDAPAIIKAVKGRRDKLLDIAKDYYSFLAKQVDVLGTDKKDLFLIERLDNEHTRVRVFDTNKKGKREGIFYDRVFLSSETKDIYCYGLGDDDIYEIRGEVNFGIRLHLIGGEGNDEFDDQSFTNKAGKSIAIYDFISEKNRLTHTNDSKDRRSKRPQENLYNRRSKAYLHNFNQALPFVGFNPDDRIFLGFKGVYTRYAFRKDPHASQHHYGLIGSLSTGGIRANYTGNFSSIIGRWGLQFATELQTPLYASNYYGLGNETINPEEILGRDYNRLRERRVNVGLKLAWRPNDQFELLLGPRFNSTRIERTEGRFIDAIGDQFHPEIFDGIEMMNLEANLHFNNVDQPTFPTRGLRFELNTGWADQLDEEEYNFPFLESELAMYQQLDSRGKLVLASQLGVSHRFTENYPFFLGAQLGGLGPEGNLRGFRRDRFTGRTAFYHNTDLRWKALYWNNNAVPMSIGLSASFDYGKVSLEDIESEKIHYSYGGGLFFTPFELMTIHIGAYSGNGEEVRFLVGGGFFF